One Pseudochaenichthys georgianus chromosome 7, fPseGeo1.2, whole genome shotgun sequence DNA segment encodes these proteins:
- the actr5 gene encoding actin-related protein 5: protein MASKHEPVYQIFSFQDFKSSPDPIYEPPSQSLPPTAAPIVIDNGSFQTRAGWALEEREAPRLLFKSVAARSRGAARSETQIGNDIPNLEPLRWLLKSQFDRNVVVNFEIQELMFDHVFAHLGIGSEGSVSQPIVVTEAPCNPLHCRQMMSELLFECYHVPYVSYGVDSLYSFYHNNTQRSVQPPHTGIVLSSGYHCSHILPVINGRFDAVNCKRMNVAGSQSASYLQRLLQLKYPGHLAAVTLSRVEELLHEHSYIAEDYQDELEKWRSPEFYEREVHRMQLPFSGKVPGGSVSVEERHERRAQQLRRLQEINARRREEKLLQDQERLDRLMGVQELLEDGLLDHFHKNLVELNMDSAEELQSYINKLQLAVEQGRHKLLHSDGAEGKTEVSELEHPMDEGDGVALMDPDFPEDTLPEKPAHVQPVFNMAEYHQLFVGTERLRCPELLFQPSPTGEEQMGLMEALQYVLARYTPEQQEALVSNVFLTGGNMLYPGMKERVERELLAMRPFQSQFKVTMALQPALDAWYGARDWALEHPAGGEGWISRQEYEEKGGEYLSEHCASNLFIPMKLVKPLLARPAEPSVTMPTSTVPSAATTVTPALTSSCSAVTADVSMVAS, encoded by the exons ATGGCTTCCAAACATGAACCGGTGTATCAAATCTTCTCTTTCCAGGACTTTAAATCCTCTCCCGACCCGATTTATGAACCCCCCTCCCAGAGTCTGCCCCCCACAGCGGCCCCCATAGTGATCGATAACGGCTCCTTCCAGACCCGGGCCGGCTGGGCGCTGGAGGAGCGCGAGGCTCCGCGGCTTCTCTTCAAGTCGGTGGCCGCGCGAAGCAGGGGGGCCGCGCGCAGCGAGACCCAGATCGGTAACGACATCCCGAACCTGGAGCCGCTGCGGTGGCTGCTCAAGAGCCAGTTCGACCGAAACGTGGTGGTCAACTTCGAGATCCAGGAGCTCATGTTCGACCATGTGTTCGCTCACCTGGGGATCGGCTCTGAG GGCAGTGTGTCACAACCCATCGTCGTGACAGAGGCGCCCTGCAACCCGCTGCACTGCCGGCAGATGATGTCAGAGCTGCTGTTTGAGTGTTACCACGTCCCGTACGTCTCCTATGGAGTGGACAGTCTGTACAGTTTCTACCACAATAACACCCAAAGGAGCGTCCAGCCGCCTCACACCGGCATCGTTCTGTCCTCAGGATACCACTGTTCACACATCCTGCCGGTCATTAATGGCAG GTTTGACGCGGTGAACTGTAAGCGTATGAACGTGGCTGGGAGTCAGTCAGCGTCCTACCTGCAGCGCCTCCTCCAGCTGAAATACCCTGGTCACCTCGCTGCTGTCACTCTGAGCCGCGTGGAGGAACTGCTGCATGAACACAGTTACATTGCTGAGGATTATCAAGACG AGCTGGAGAAGTGGCGCAGCCCAGAGTTTTATGAGCGGGAGGTTCACCGGATGCAGCTCCCCTTCTCGGGGAAGGTGCCGGGCGGTTCTGTGAGCGTGGAGGAGCGGCACGAGAGACGAGCTCAGCAGCTCCGACGGCTCCAGGAGATCAACGCTCGCCGGCGGGAGGAGAAGCTGCTGCAGGACCAGGAGAGGCTGGACAGACTGATGGGCGTGCAG GAACTGCTGGAAGACGGCCTGCTGGATCACTTTCATAAGAACCTGGTAGAACTCAACATGGACTCTGCAGAAGAGCTGCAGTCCTACATCAACAAACTGCAGCTGGCTGTGGAGCAGGGCCGACACAAACTGCTGCACAGCGACGGAGCAGAGGGCAAGACGGAG GTGTCTGAGCTGGAGCACCCCATGGACGAGGGAGACGGCGTGGCGCTAATGGACCCGGACTTCCCTGAGGACACGCTGCCAGAAAaacctgctcatgttcag CCCGTCTTCAACATGGCGGAGTACCACCAGCTGTTCGTAGGGACGGAGCGCCTGCGATGTCCAGAGCTCCTCTTTCAGCCCTCGCCGACAGGAGAGGAGCAGATGGGACTGATGGAGGCGCTGCAGTATGTCCTGGCCAG GTACACTCCAGAGCAGCAGGAGGCGCTGGTGAGCAATGTGTTTCTGACAGGAGGGAACATGCTGTACCCTGGGATGAAGGAGAGAGtggagagagagctgctggcTATGAGGCCCTTCCAGTCACAATTCAAG GTAACCATGGCGTTGCAGCCGGCCCTGGACGCCTGGTACGGGGCGAGGGACTGGGCGTTGGAGCACCCAGCAGGGGGGGAGGGCTGGATCAGCAGGCAGGAGTACGAGGAGAAGGGAGGCGAGTACCTCAGCGAGCACTGTGCCTCCAACCTCTTTATTCCCATGAAACTCGTCAAACCACTTCTTGCTCGCCCCGCCGAGCCCTCGGTTACCATGCCGACATCAACTGTCCCTTCTGCTGCCACCACGGTTACGCCTGCCCTTACTTCATCCTGTTCTGCTGTTACTGCTGATGTTTCTATGGTTGCCTCCTAA